ACACTATGCATCAGCTAACTGTAACTaccagtgtgtgtttgccttGGTGGGCTCTGGGGCAAGCATCAATGAGCTGGACCAGAGAGGCTGCAGTCCCCTGCACTACGCTGCTGCAGCCGACACTGATGGAAAGTAAGTTCTACTCTGTGTTTAATTGATCCAATTTGTAGTTAAGGATCAGAGTCAGATGAAGGCTTTGTCTTTGTCAGGTGTGTGGAGTACCTGTTGAGGAACGATGCTGATCCGGGAGTTAGAGACGCCCAGGGTTATAGTGCAGTGCACTATGCCTCATCTTACGGACGCACACTCTGCCTGGAACTGGTGTGTACAGCTACACAGAGTGAAAATATCGTGCATGTCCTACAGACGGTCAGAAGATCTGATCACTTCCATGTGCTTAAGGGTTTTAGAACTGTAGAGAAAACCACAGCACACACatctttgtctgtttctttcAGATGGCAAGTGAGACACCTCTTGATGTGGTAAGAAAGAAATTCCATCCGCTGTAACACAATGAGCCCTGACATTGAGTCATTAATTGTTATTGGCTCCCTCTGTTGGGTAGATTGGGAACATAATGGTTAGATAATCTGACACAGATGAAACTACTGTGAAACAGCTTCTGTCTTGTAATTGATTGGAGATAACAGTTGGTGGgtcaatataaaaaatgtgcacaacaaaaacagttttaacataAAACTCTTCTTGGTACCCCTAACCTCTCTTTCAATACATTTGGACCATATGGAGCAGTGTGACCATGACATTTCTTTGCAACTTTATTTGAGTTACTTGCCATAAGTGCTAAACCTGGATCTGAAAATAGTAATATGGGAACCATCTCTCTATTTCAGTTAATGGAGACATCAGTAACAGGCCTCCTGGGTGACTCAGAGAGCCAAGCCCCCATCAGTCCACTCCACCTGGCAGTGAGTTCAAGGATTTGTCAGTTTGTCTTTATatgtctttctcacacacaggcTTTCCCTTTCGCTGCTGTATTTATTACCATTAGACATACAAGGATGTGTTTTCTATTGATTTAGGCCTACCATGGACACTGTGGAGCTTTAGAGGTTCTCTTATCGTCCATGCTGGAAGTGGATGTTTGCAGCCCAGAGGGCCGGACGCCCCTCAGCCTAGCCTGCTCCAAGGGTCACCAAGAGTGTGTCTCCATGCTGTTGCACCATGGATCCTCACCAATGACCTGTGACTACACGCACAAGAAGACAGCCATACATGCTGCAGGTATACATACATGCAGTTACATACTCAGACACATACAACCACAGAAATCTGTGTGAATGCAACATCTTCACATCACATGATTGAGGTTTATTCTCTGCCTTTTAAAATGGCAAGCATGTTGTTGCTTTAGAAAAGTCATACTCTGGCGTTTGTGTGTCTGCCGCAGCTATGAATGGCCACCCAGAGTGCCTGCGCCTGCTCATAAGCAACAACGACCAACACATTAATGTGGACGTGCAAGACATCAACGGACAGTGAGTGTGCATGGACAAAATGGCTTAGGCTGGAGGTTTTCACTGAGATCCTTTTTGAGGAGATAACTTTAACTagtttcataaataaataatatgagTCTTAAGTCATATTTCCACACTGTGTACAGGACTCCTCTGATGTTGGCAGTGCTAAATGGACACACAGAGTGTGTGTACTCTCTACTCAGTCAAGGGGCCAGCGTAGAGTATCAGGACCGCTGGGGGAGGACGGCACTACACCGAGCGGTgagacattcacacacacccactaACATTACAACttatttataattgtattaCTGACATTACAACTTTTGATTAATCCTTTTCTATTATGATATATTTATTactaatattgtttttcattttctgatttTTCACACAGGCAGTGACTGGCCAGGAGGAGAGTATAGAGGCCCTCCTCCAGCGGGgggccagtgtgtgtgtcaaagacaTCACTGGCCGCTCCCCTCTTCACCTGGCATCTGCTTGCGGCCGTGTGGGTGTCCTGGGTGCCCTGCTGCAGGCCACGACCACCTCctcactcacccacacacacctcactGACAACCAGGGCTACACACCACTGCACTGGGCCTGCTACAACGGTACTGGTTTACAGCAGGACTcacttacatactgtacatgtctgcTCTGTATGCAGCCACAGCAATGCAGTATTCTCATCTGTTCCTCCCTTTGTACCTCTatcctctctttgttttcttaGGATATGATGCTTGTGTGGAGTTGTTGTTAGAACAGGAGGTGTTCAGGAAGATTAAGGGCAACCCTTTCAGTCCGCTGCACTGTGCTGTGTAAgctatgtgtctgtctgtaccAGTGAATGTTTTTATGTAGAAAGACACTGATCTGACCTGGTCTGAGGGCATGTgacattgtgtgttgtgtatttcaGTATGAGCAATAacgagggagtggctgagatgTTGATTGAGACCCTGGGAACGGATATCGTCAACACCACTGACTCCAAGGGCAGGTGATGGCTGCAACCAGACTTAAATATCATGTTTTTCTGAAAGTTGTTCAGGGTGGGCACAAGCTATGCTGGTATGTTGTcaactgtgtttgtgtcaacGCAGGACCCCCCTACACGCTGCAGCGTTTTCCGACCATGTGGAGTGTGTTTCCCTTCTGCTTAGCCACGGAGCTCAGGCAAACGTagtcgacacacacacacgcaggacGCCACTGATGATGGCCGCTATAAGCGGACAAACCAATACCGTGGGTCAGTACACACACTATGTGTCATAGATACAATATTTGCCTTTGATTTCTAAACCTTTGACATGGAACCATCTTCATTCATGTGTTGCAGAGATGCTGGTGAGCAGTGCTAAAGCAGACTTCACGCTACAGgatacaaacagaaacacagcattACATCTGGCTTGCAGCAAGGTAACAACcataacagaaacagaaatgctTTTATATTCACTGGACATGGTGAATTATGGATCTTAACAAGGATCTCTGACCAAAGAGAAGTAAACTAATTACTGAGTTGTTATTGAAAATCACTTTCTAGTGTGAGTTTATTAAAGGCTTTCCACACAATGTCctaaaaggtgttttttttccctctacaTGTTTGAAAGAATAAGTAAGTACCATGGGTTCACATGTGAGAAGTATACAAATGAGATAAATCCTTATGGACTTATTATAAATATTGATTCAAAGGGTTTTTTCCTATTGTGCAAGACATCTCTAATTATACTTATTTTCAATTTCCCCTGTTAATCACTTTAATGCTCTCTTTTCTTCCCAGGGTCATGAGACGGGTGCCTTGTTGATTCTGGAGAAGCTCAGCAACAAGAACCTCATCAACTGCACCAATACTTCTCTCCAGACGTACGTAGTATAACCTGGGTGCACACTCGGCTGTGCGGTGGGGTAATGTACTACCTTCAGACTTTTAACACCTTCCTCCACCTTCTTTCAGGCCCTTGCATGTAGCAGCCAGGAAGGGATTGACAGTGGTGGTCCAGGAGCTGCTGGGGAAGGGAGCCAGTGTGTTGGCAGTGGACGAGAACGGTTGGAGCGAACACCTCACTATTCACACATACTTCTAGAGTCAAATGTGAACTTTTCGTTTTACTCTGTCACTCTTCTCTTGTACGTAGGTTACACTCCAGCTCTGGCCTGCGCTCCCAACCGCGATGTGGCCGACTGTCTGGCACTCATCCTCAACTCCATGATGCCCACCTCCCCTATGGTCACCATAGCAGCGTTGCCTGCACATTCTCTTACTCAGACAGTGATCAACCACCACCCGACTAACAACCATGTCTCCAAAGGTGTGGCCTTTGACACCCCTCCCCCTCTGAGGCCTGACCACGCCTCCTACTGCAGGCCAGAGCGCCCACTGTCCTCCGTCACTGGGGACGATGAACTGAATGACTCAGATTCAGAGACATACTGAGAACATACCTGCTATTGAACAGAGCCCTGCAATACTGGCAGGCTAGCCCGCCACTCAGGAGCCTTAATGGGTCACTGAAAAGGAACTAAAAGAGGGAGGAGCCAGCGTGCAGGCTTCTTTACTTCTTAAAATAACCCTTGTTGTAAAccatgtttgtttctttatgGTGCATACCCACGGGGTGTAAAATAAGATActaaaaatatagaataagGTGAATACACACTACATTTCTCTCAGACACTATCACTGTATGGTCAGTAACATGGCcagtgtatttttaaatttaaagcaatgttatttttcctctttcttgcTGATACTTTCTGAAGTGGTTTTAAGACTTTTCACAGTTTTTCCTTCAAATATTACTAGAAGAGTATCTACTGGAGAAAAGAGGACTGTTTTTTTCCGTACGGTTGTctaaagaaaagacagagggacAATCACATGGGACACAGAGAtttattattgttctttttgactgtacatttgagttttttttcagagtTCTTCAAACTTTGAAGAGAGACACTGATGGCTGTCACTCACGCACTTTGGTGATGCTCCATCCTTGTTATTGAACCACTTTTAAATTCCTTAGAGAGGAAGTCATTATTGAATCCTATGAATTTATTCCAAGTGGGCTGAATCATTGGGAGCTGTTTAGGACAACAGGTGGATGTAAGACCCATTTACTGTAAGACTGGTCCAGTCACTTGATTGATGGATCATGTGACCGCAGCCGACTGAGCGGCTCGACGTTTAACTTGCTATGCTgtaactagtgtgtgtgtgtgtgtgtgtgtgtgtgtgtgtgtgtgtgtgtgtgtgtgtgtgtgtgtgtgtgtgtgtgtgtgtgtgtgtgtgtgtgtgtgtgtgtgtgtgtgtgtgtgtgtgtgtgtgtgtgtgtgtgtgtgtgtgtgtgtgtgtgtgtgtgtgtgtgtgtgtgtgtgtgtgtgtgtgtgtgtgtgtgtgtgtgtgtgtgtgtgtgacttgcCTTTTAAGGAACAAGCTACTTTTAGGCAGAGGATCGATGCTACTGGTTCAGTGTTTGTATGGATTAAGTAATGAACGAATAAAGAGATTTCCTTTTGATTAATTGCAGTTTGTGTATGAAATAAGACACAGTCTTGGAAGTTGTAACTTTATAATTTTAAGAAGCAGGCTAGTTCCCTTTAATGTGGCTCcagaacatttgttttaaaatgtatttaacaaagTTCTCTCTCCATCTACTCTAAATCTACTCCAGGTCACTCAATGTCAAGGTGATACATTCGTCCAAACAGACAGGCAGTGACCAGGCCACCGGTCATGTTTGAGTGTTTCATGGTCACTCTGCCATCTGCAGCTGTTTCCAGATGCTCTGGCTGCTCCAGGACCATCTTGCTAGCCAAAACTGATGGGTACACATATCTGGTCCCGAACTTCCCCTCCAACAGGAAGTCCATTTTAGACTCAGCCTCTTCCACTTCCTGTCCACAAGAACTGGCTTCCAAACCTGCACAGCGGACTAGTGCACACACCTGCAACAGAGATGTGATCAATGTGAAGAGAGTCTAGTTTGGCagttttaaaatatcaaaaatgatTTCTAGTCATACCTGCAGGCCAATGTGTACATACACAGTGTGTGTTCCAGCAAATGCCCCCAATGCATAGAGCTCTTTACTGCCACCATGTTGTAACCGCCGGTACCGTAGGTGACAGCAAAAGGTTccattacacacattcacatcgCCCTCTGTCTCGTTCAAGaagataaatgtaaatgggTCGTAATTTATAGATGAAAtgaaggaggcagaggagggaGGAACTGATGGAGCAGTTTCAGGAGCGGGAGAATCAGAACAGTTCTCTTGGTGACAGAATCCAGATTCGGTAGCTTTAGATGATGTGGACTCACTCCTAACTACCCCCTCATCTGTAGTTACACTCGGCCCCACCCACAGTGGGTCTAAGACTGGCACCCTAGCCACCAGCAGCCTGCCCTCCTCTGGGTCTCCTTTCTGGGCGTGGTGGTAGGTGGCAGAAAAAGGGGTGTAGATACCACTTCCTTTCATATTCAGTCGGTCGTAGCGAATGTTGGCCGCTAGCAGGGTGACATTGGCACCTTTGCTGAATGCCTGCTGGAACTGGATCGAGTCCATTAGGGGGAGATAGTTTATCCAGGCTGTTGGGTAGACCAGCTGACGTATACCCTAAAAGGGGTGTAAGACGAGAAGGCTGTTAGGAAACGCGAAGACCAATTCTTACTTGGGTACAAAATTTAAGTTGAGTTTTCTACCTTCTCCACCAGGGCAATTGTGGGCTTGTGGAACAGGATGTCAAAGCAGATCATGATGCCAAACCTTCCAGCGAAAGGTGTATCAAATGTTATGATCTCAGGTTGGGGCGGCGTGTCAAAGGACTGCTCAAAGAGATAAAGGTTGTTTTTATGGTAACGAGCCACCAGCAGACCATCTGACCTGTGTGAAAGAAGATTCTGTAAATGGAATACTAGGAAATGAATTATTGGTGCACTTGCTTGACTTCAGctaaaacatcttttttaaGGTCTACGCTGCACCCTAAGTGCCAACTTGGGTTGAACATTTAGGTAATGTCTGAtgaaaaattcatgaaaatacTCTGTGTTCCAACTAAGTTTGGGCTGTTTTGGTAGATATCACTATGATAggttatttttaacatgtaaatatcAACACTTCTCTGGTGGGCCTTAGTGCAGTTTCTAACTAAAGTGATGTTGCCACATTTATGCACGTCAGATCTGTACACCGTTCCCAAATTATCAGTGCTACATGACACAGGGGACAGCTCTGTGATTAAAAGGAGGTGAAAGTGGTGATTATCATAAGTCATTGCCACAGCTTTTAATGCACCCACCTATTATGATGCATTCTTTCTAATCCCACCCCATGCCTTAGTGCACCACCTGGAGGGTGCCCCATAGCTACGAGGCGTGTCAGTAATACCTATCTTAGATGTTATTACTTAATTACCATGACACTTTGGCCCCCGTATGTTGgtgtcatttgttttaaatattttactttaaggTCTACACTGCACCTGAAAACCACGTTGGTGTTGAACTGCCAGCGTCCATCAGagggacaggaggaggaggggtcaGTTTTCAGGGGACAGGGCTGCAGGTCAGCCATGTTGGCCACCAGGTAGAGGTTGTTACGACGGGCCATACAGCTGAGTCGCTGGAGAACCTGTAAAACACAACCACACTCAAATGGGATTTATATTCACAGACTGGTGCTGCATTAGGGCAGCCTAGTGGTGTTTCTATGTCAGTGTATCCTGTCAGATTGCTCATTCAATAACAACATCTAGTCAAAAAGTATGATAGTGTACCTCAGTGTTGTTGTATTTGCCCGGCTCTGTGCAGGGGTTCCAGCTCTCCTGCTGGGGGTCAGGAATGGTTTCTAGGTAGCCAGAGATGGACGAACGGGTGAAGTTAAAACCATGAAGACCATCTTCTGGAAACACCAGGATCTGGGCCCCCTGACCAAGAGAAGATGAGGGCAGATTAGAGATGAGACAAGCTTCATTACTAGTTTGCCAACATGAACTGTGTGGCATTCAATGTCCTTCTTTATGTGAGTATTCAGGGGAATACATCCATCCGTGTATGAGGCCTTCATCACCAATGACTGCTTGTGTCATTGTTGTACACGTGACAGATGACCAGAGATGGCATGCTTCCCATattcaagtagaagtacagatacttgtgttaaaaaactctggtaaaagtagcaCCTGTCTCTCTTATGTATAATGCTGTAATAGTTTAAGACTACCGGGGAATTTCCTTTGACACGCTGAGCTCCTTTCTCCTctcaggacctggagctcaccgccactGTTTCAGTTTGAATGTTAAAAGTGTTAGGATAACTCAAATGTACTTATTTATAAGTAGGCTGGTTGGTTAGTTTGCTAAcactgaagtgaaaaaaaaacaagtacagatTTTATTTACCACCTCTCAAATCAtgttctacaagtgctcacatcacatctacgcGCTCTCAAATTTTGCACCATATTACCTTCATACAAGTGCAACGCACAGTACTGTCCAGTCCCGTCTAATTAGATTGAATTCGCGAACAAtaataactccagtgaaattctTTGTGTACTTCTTAATGatgactagattaggactgtatttaaagctgattctggtctCAACTTCGCCCCAGGTCTGTCTGTTagaacacagacagagacaacttctctGTCGATGcttttattacaatcaagcaacagaACAAACATTGGCGGGgctagctctgctatggctgtgtgtgtgtgtgtgtgtgtgtgtgtgtgtgtgtgtgtgtgtgtgtgtgtgtgtgtgtgtgtgtgtgtgtgtgtgtgtgtgtgtgtgtgtgtgtgtgtgtgtgtgtgtgtgtg
The genomic region above belongs to Etheostoma cragini isolate CJK2018 chromosome 14, CSU_Ecrag_1.0, whole genome shotgun sequence and contains:
- the LOC117956338 gene encoding biotinidase-like isoform X1, which encodes MLLIVVVSFSLISAVVQTEPVMDPWYVAAVYEHKVILNPEPGVPLSRLDALQHMQKNLDIYEEQAARAARQGAQILVFPEDGLHGFNFTRSSISGYLETIPDPQQESWNPCTEPGKYNNTEVLQRLSCMARRNNLYLVANMADLQPCPLKTDPSSSCPSDGRWQFNTNVVFRSDGLLVARYHKNNLYLFEQSFDTPPQPEIITFDTPFAGRFGIMICFDILFHKPTIALVEKGIRQLVYPTAWINYLPLMDSIQFQQAFSKGANVTLLAANIRYDRLNMKGSGIYTPFSATYHHAQKGDPEEGRLLVARVPVLDPLWVGPSVTTDEGVVRSESTSSKATESGFCHQENCSDSPAPETAPSVPPSSASFISSINYDPFTFIFLNETEGDVNVCNGTFCCHLRYRRLQHGGSKELYALGAFAGTHTVYVHIGLQVCALVRCAGLEASSCGQEVEEAESKMDFLLEGKFGTRYVYPSVLASKMVLEQPEHLETAADGRVTMKHSNMTGGLVTACLFGRMYHLDIE
- the LOC117956324 gene encoding serine/threonine-protein phosphatase 6 regulatory ankyrin repeat subunit A isoform X2; amino-acid sequence: MRSERASRVCIVVLEEVEEDEPSSSPTPPQPKSHPDHKSHHTSRRASTQEDKPSLLRAIFNVDPDEVRSLIFKKEDVNIQDNEKRTPLHAAAYLGDAEIIELLILSGARVNAKDNKWLTPLHRAVASCSEDAVAVLLKHSADVNARDKNWQTPLHVAASNKAVRCAEALVPLLSNINVSDRAGRTALHHAAFSGHVEMVKLLLSRGANINAFDKKDRRAIHWAAYMGHLEVVKLLVASGAEVDCKDKKAYTPLHAAASSGMSSTVHYLLTLGVHVNEVNSYGNTPLHLACYNGQDVVVSELIEAGANVNQVNERGFSALHFASSSRQGALCQELLLSHGAHIDMPSKDGKTPLHMAATHGRFSCSQALIQNGAEIDCEDRSQNTALHISARYGHELIITALVKHRANTAKRGIHGMFPLHLAALSGFSDCCRKLLSGFDIDTPDDFGRTCLHAAAAGGNLECLNLLLNIGADFNRKDNFGRTPLHYASANCNYQCVFALVGSGASINELDQRGCSPLHYAAAADTDGKCVEYLLRNDADPGVRDAQGYSAVHYASSYGRTLCLELMASETPLDVLMETSVTGLLGDSESQAPISPLHLAAYHGHCGALEVLLSSMLEVDVCSPEGRTPLSLACSKGHQECVSMLLHHGSSPMTCDYTHKKTAIHAAAMNGHPECLRLLISNNDQHINVDVQDINGQTPLMLAVLNGHTECVYSLLSQGASVEYQDRWGRTALHRAAVTGQEESIEALLQRGASVCVKDITGRSPLHLASACGRVGVLGALLQATTTSSLTHTHLTDNQGYTPLHWACYNGYDACVELLLEQEVFRKIKGNPFSPLHCAVMSNNEGVAEMLIETLGTDIVNTTDSKGRTPLHAAAFSDHVECVSLLLSHGAQANVVDTHTRRTPLMMAAISGQTNTVEMLVSSAKADFTLQDTNRNTALHLACSKGHETGALLILEKLSNKNLINCTNTSLQTPLHVAARKGLTVVVQELLGKGASVLAVDENGYTPALACAPNRDVADCLALILNSMMPTSPMVTIAALPAHSLTQTVINHHPTNNHVSKGVAFDTPPPLRPDHASYCRPERPLSSVTGDDELNDSDSETY
- the LOC117956324 gene encoding serine/threonine-protein phosphatase 6 regulatory ankyrin repeat subunit A isoform X1, which gives rise to MAVLKIQDQPSLLRAIFNVDPDEVRSLIFKKEDVNIQDNEKRTPLHAAAYLGDAEIIELLILSGARVNAKDNKWLTPLHRAVASCSEDAVAVLLKHSADVNARDKNWQTPLHVAASNKAVRCAEALVPLLSNINVSDRAGRTALHHAAFSGHVEMVKLLLSRGANINAFDKKDRRAIHWAAYMGHLEVVKLLVASGAEVDCKDKKAYTPLHAAASSGMSSTVHYLLTLGVHVNEVNSYGNTPLHLACYNGQDVVVSELIEAGANVNQVNERGFSALHFASSSRQGALCQELLLSHGAHIDMPSKDGKTPLHMAATHGRFSCSQALIQNGAEIDCEDRSQNTALHISARYGHELIITALVKHRANTAKRGIHGMFPLHLAALSGFSDCCRKLLSGFDIDTPDDFGRTCLHAAAAGGNLECLNLLLNIGADFNRKDNFGRTPLHYASANCNYQCVFALVGSGASINELDQRGCSPLHYAAAADTDGKCVEYLLRNDADPGVRDAQGYSAVHYASSYGRTLCLELMASETPLDVLMETSVTGLLGDSESQAPISPLHLAAYHGHCGALEVLLSSMLEVDVCSPEGRTPLSLACSKGHQECVSMLLHHGSSPMTCDYTHKKTAIHAAAMNGHPECLRLLISNNDQHINVDVQDINGQTPLMLAVLNGHTECVYSLLSQGASVEYQDRWGRTALHRAAVTGQEESIEALLQRGASVCVKDITGRSPLHLASACGRVGVLGALLQATTTSSLTHTHLTDNQGYTPLHWACYNGYDACVELLLEQEVFRKIKGNPFSPLHCAVMSNNEGVAEMLIETLGTDIVNTTDSKGRTPLHAAAFSDHVECVSLLLSHGAQANVVDTHTRRTPLMMAAISGQTNTVEMLVSSAKADFTLQDTNRNTALHLACSKGHETGALLILEKLSNKNLINCTNTSLQTPLHVAARKGLTVVVQELLGKGASVLAVDENGYTPALACAPNRDVADCLALILNSMMPTSPMVTIAALPAHSLTQTVINHHPTNNHVSKGVAFDTPPPLRPDHASYCRPERPLSSVTGDDELNDSDSETY
- the LOC117956338 gene encoding biotinidase-like isoform X2; its protein translation is MLLIVVVSFSLISAVVQTEPVMDPWYVAAVYEHKVILNPEPGVPLSRLDALQHMQKNLDIYEEQAARAARQGAQILVFPEDGLHGFNFTRSSISGYLETIPDPQQESWNPCTEPGKYNNTEVLQRLSCMARRNNLYLVANMADLQPCPLKTDPSSSCPSDGRWQFNTNVVFRSDGLLVARYHKNNLYLFEQSFDTPPQPEIITFDTPFAGRFGIMICFDILFHKPTIALVEKGIRQLVYPTAWINYLPLMDSIQFQQAFSKGANVTLLAANIRYDRLNMKGSGIYTPFSATYHHAQKGDPEEGRLLVARVPVLDPLWVGPSVTTDEGVVRSESTSSKATESGFCHQENCSDSPAPETAPSVPPSSASFISSINYDPFTFIFLNETEGDVNVCNGTFCCHLRYRRLQHGGSKELYALGAFAGTHTVYVHIGLQVCALVRCAGLEASSCGQEVEEAESKMDFLLEGKFGTRYVYPSVLASKMVLEQPEHLETAADGRVTMKHSNMTGGLVTACLFGRMYHLDIE
- the LOC117956324 gene encoding serine/threonine-protein phosphatase 6 regulatory ankyrin repeat subunit A isoform X4, which gives rise to MAVLKIQDQPSLLRAIFNVDPDEVRSLIFKKEDVNIQDNEKRTPLHAAAYLGDAEIIELLILSGARVNAKDNKWLTPLHRAVASCSEDAVAVLLKHSADVNARDKNWQTPLHVAASNKAVRCAEALVPLLSNINVSDRAGRTALHHAAFSGHVEMVKLLLSRGANINAFDKKDRRAIHWAAYMGHLEVVKLLVASGAEVDCKDKKAYTPLHAAASSGMSSTVHYLLTLGVHVNEVNSYGNTPLHLACYNGQDVVVSELIEAGANVNQVNERGFSALHFASSSRQGALCQELLLSHGAHIDMPSKDGKTPLHMAATHGRFSCSQALIQNGAEIDCEDRSQNTALHISARYGHELIITALVKHRANTAKRGIHGMFPLHLAALSGFSDCCRKLLSGFDIDTPDDFGRTCLHAAAAGGNLECLNLLLNIGADFNRKDNFGRTPLHYASANCNYQCVFALVGSGASINELDQRGCSPLHYAAAADTDGKCVEYLLRNDADPGVRDAQGYSAVHYASSYGRTLCLELLMETSVTGLLGDSESQAPISPLHLAAYHGHCGALEVLLSSMLEVDVCSPEGRTPLSLACSKGHQECVSMLLHHGSSPMTCDYTHKKTAIHAAAMNGHPECLRLLISNNDQHINVDVQDINGQTPLMLAVLNGHTECVYSLLSQGASVEYQDRWGRTALHRAAVTGQEESIEALLQRGASVCVKDITGRSPLHLASACGRVGVLGALLQATTTSSLTHTHLTDNQGYTPLHWACYNGYDACVELLLEQEVFRKIKGNPFSPLHCAVMSNNEGVAEMLIETLGTDIVNTTDSKGRTPLHAAAFSDHVECVSLLLSHGAQANVVDTHTRRTPLMMAAISGQTNTVEMLVSSAKADFTLQDTNRNTALHLACSKGHETGALLILEKLSNKNLINCTNTSLQTPLHVAARKGLTVVVQELLGKGASVLAVDENGYTPALACAPNRDVADCLALILNSMMPTSPMVTIAALPAHSLTQTVINHHPTNNHVSKGVAFDTPPPLRPDHASYCRPERPLSSVTGDDELNDSDSETY